The nucleotide sequence GTTTGAGTCTACACGAAATGTAAAGCTTAACAACCGCGCTGCACCAGATCGTGAAAACTGGTCACCTGAGATGCGAACGTAATTTGCATTTGGTGAGCGCGAACGTTACAAGGTAAAGTAAATAGACAAAGTCAAAAAACACTGATTAAGCTACTTCAAGTTCATAATGTAAAACCAATAACTCATCTTCCTTTAAAATAGCCATCGCATATTCCCGTCCTTTGCTATCAGCAAACTCCACTAAATATTGCTTTTCTCCCTCTTTTTCATAAATTTCTACTACCGTTCCCACCTGTCCACTGGGTAAGCTTTCAATAGACATCAATTCGGGTTCAACTAAGGTTAATCTTTCCTTAGCAATCGGATTAATAATCGCTACTGTATCTAACATTAAAATATTTTTCATAATACCTACCTAATAAACGCAGAAATAAGACGAGGCTTTGCATTCGTAGAAGTGACTTCCCAAATTGTCCGAAGTTGCATTCCTTCTTGATTAGGTATTGTCCAATCTACCTTAAACTGTTGACCAAAATCTGTCTGTGCTTGCTGAATTACTTCCCCTTCAATAGCCGCTAGACGAATCATTGATAATAATAATTCAGCATTTTCTTGAGTGATGCCTAAACGAGACTTGAAAAGCCTAGCTTTATGTTTACCGCTAGAATGGTCAGGATTTAAGCAATAGTTAATTAACTTTTCCATTGCAATTTCCGCTTGTTCTCCGTTAGGCAATTTCATATTTTCGCCGACAAGATAATTGAAAGTGGGATTTTACACCCTTCAACTAAATCCTAAAAATCAACTAAAAAAAACCACCTCACTTATCATCCCTAAAACTACTATTAAGACAAGTATATCAACCCTCTTATCAAGTAGAAAATGAGCAAAGAAGGGCAATTTTAGGAATAGCTAACAGTTAGGATGAAAACGGGGATGTAACTTTTCTTTTACGGGTTTTCCTCCCTTTAAATGTTGTTCCACAATAAGCGGCACATCAGTAGATTGTACTCGACAATACCAAATTTCCTCCGGAATAATTCTCACAGTGGGACTGGTGCTACATTGTCCCTGACAACCTGTCGGCATCACTAAAGTATCATCAGGTAAATCGGCCATGTGAAAGGCTAAAAGAACCTTAGCCGCTCCCTGCACCTGACAAGATTGGTGCTGACAAACCATTACACATCGTTGATGTTCACCATTAATCATTTTTTTTCAACCGTTAGTATTCCCATTATCGACTTCGCAAGCGCCAATACTCACCCACTGACTAGCACCATCTCGCCAAAATTCTTTCTTCCAAATAGGCGCATTATGCTTAAGAGTATCAATAGCATAACGACAAGCTTCAAACGCTTCCCCCCGATGAGGACATCCCACAGCCACTAAAACGCTAATTTCTCCTATCTCTAATTTTCCAATGCGATGATGGATAACCACGCGATTAACCTCTGGCCAACGTTGGCGAATCTGGGCCGCAATAGCGCGAAAAATTTCTCGAGCCATCGGTTCATAAGCTTGATATTCTAAGTAAATTACCGCTTTGCCATCGGTTTGATTGCGAACAGTTCCACTCATCATCACAATGGCACCATTAGCCGCATCATCCGCTAAACGATACACCTCATCCACCGACAAAGGTGCAAACGAGATTTTTAAACTGTCTTTGGCTGCCGTTTCTTGGCTTAAGCTTTCTCTTAGTACATTTACACTCATATCATTTCGCGGCTTAGATCATTATTTATATAATAATTCTAAATTCTTTTTAAAATTTTATCAGAGCAAAGTTAGGGTTTCCTATTCTTTTTTGGTTCTCAGCTTTGTTGAAAACTGAAATCAAACTATTTTATTAATTTTTTCTTAAATTTCTGTTTCTTTTTTCAAAACCCTAAGTTATGCTTGAGGTGTTATTTTTCTCTTTCCTCACACCCGCACTTCTATGTTTAAGGGAATCTCATATAACAAGATAGGTTTATCCCTAAGTTTATCCTTTTTGTTTAGTTTAGGAATGGCTTGGGGATTTGATGTAAAGGCGAAAGAAGTGACTTTATCTCGTCTGAATCAGATTTTGGAGAAAGCTAACCCAACTAGATCAAAAGAAATACCAGCAGTCAATAAAAAATACTCCTCAAGTAAAGGTCAATTTCATGTGGCTTATGTGCCGGTTGAACAGAAAAATTATAAACTGTTAGAAAAAGTTTTTGTTCAATCAAAATTTTTTGAAAATCTCGCTCAATCTTTAAATCAAATCTTCGTTTTACCTTCTAATATAACGATTGTTTTGTCGGAATGTGGACAAGCTAATGCTTTTTATTCTCCTGAGCATCAAGCCATCATCATGTGTTATGAATTAGTGGAAGATTTTGCGGTATTTTCGGCTAAATATGCTAGGACTGACGAAGAATTATTTAACGCCACTCTCGGGGGAACCATGTATGTGTTTATTCATGAATTAGGACACGCCTTAATTCATGTGTTAGATTTACCCGTACTCGGCAAAGAAGAAGACGCAGTAGACCAATTGGCGGTCATTATTGCTAGTCAAGCCGGAGATTTTGGCGAACTTATGGCCATTATTCCTGCTACTCAATACTTACTCAACAGCAATGAAACACAAGCCACCAATGTTGCTTATTGGGATGAACATTCTTTAGACATACAAAGATATTATCAAATAATTTGTTTATTCTATGGTAGCAATCCCGAAAAATATACAGATTTAGCCCGGTTAGCTCGATTACCAGAAGAAAGAGCGCAAAAATGTCCAATTGAATATCAAAAGTCTTATAACAATTGGACGCGCTTGCTTCAACCTCATTTAAGGGCCGGATTTTAGTTAAGATTCGAGATTGCCAATCAAATATAGTAAAGCCATACGCACAGCAACGCCGCTTGTCACTTGTTGAGAAATTAAACTCAAGCGTGGGTCATCCATTAAATCCGAACTTAATTCTACACCCCGATTAACTGGACCCGGATGAAGTACCCGAACTTCCTTTTGACAGAGTTTAAGCCGCTCCCGCGTAATTCCATAACGCAGATGATATTCTCGTAACGAGGGCAAAAGATGGGCCGTCATGCGTTCGCGCTGTAAGCGTAGCGTCATGACAAAATCAGCATCAGATAAAGCCGGTTCTATCTCCCAATGAATCAATAATTTACCTGGACTTTTGCCATTACTCATCCCTTCAAACCATCGGGGAACAAGAGTTGGCGGCCCAGCTAAATGCACATCGGCCCCGGCAGTGGTTAAACTATAAATATTAGAACGGGCTACCCGAGAATGCAGAATATCGCCAACAATAGCGATCTTTTTGCCTTTTAACAGTTCAATGCTCGGATTATCGTTATCTAACAGACAGCAGACCGTAAATAAATCTAGCAACCCTTGAGAAGGATGTTCATGTTGTCCATCTCCAGCATTGAGAATACTTACCCCTGTACGAAGACGGTCCATTTCTTGAGCGATGGCCAGAGGAACCCCCGCCTGTTGATGACGGATGACCATAATATCTGCACCCATCGCTAAATAAGTTTTCGCCGTATCCAAAATGGTTTCCCCTTTAGTTAAAGAAGAAGTGCCCGGAGAAAAATTGAGAATATCAGCAGATAAGCGTTTAGCCGCTAATTCAAAACTACTGCGAGTGCGGGTAGAAGCTTCAAAAAAAAGATTAGCCACCACTTGTCCCTGAAGGGCGGGGACTTTTTTCGTGCGGCGTGACAAAACTTCACGGAAACTCGAGGCGGTTTGCAACAAAATTTCGTATTCAGGCGCTATCCAATCCGCCAAAGCTAAAATATGATTACGGGTCCAAATAAAGGTCATAGCAGTAAGCAACCAACTTATCAATACAATCAAGCCTAGGAACACAAGCATCCCTGTGTTATTCTAAAATTCCTGAACCCATCTTTCGTATTTATTTTAAAGTTTTAGCAATGAAAAAGCTTTTATTGGCTTTTGCCCTCTCTCTAGTCCCCTTCATCAATGTCTCTGCCCAACCCTCTTTCGAGACTAACTCCTCAGCAAGGTCTCAAATATCGCTGATCTCTCCTGAAAGTAAAGTTAACTACACAAGGTTACAAAACTTACTGGAAAAACAAGAATGGCGCGAAGCCAATGATGAGACTTATAATTTATTGCTGAGAGCCTCTAACCGGGAAAGACAAGGATGGATCACCATCGAAGACATTAAAAAATTGCCTTGTTGGGACTTAGCAACCCTCGATCGACTCTGGACAACTTACTCTAACGGACATTTCGGTTTTACTCCCCAATTGAGAGTTTTTGTATCAACCGGAAACCGCCCCGGACGATTAGTCGCGATCGAACCTTATGAAGCTTTTGGCGATCAGGTGGGATGGCGCAAAAATGATGACTGGATTCGCTTTAAAGAGAACTTAAATTACTCGCTTGACGCTCCCGTCGGGCATTTACCTTCCCCTAGACAAGAATATCAAATTAGTGGGGGAAGACTTGATTATGTCACGCTCGCTCAAAGAATAGTCGAGTGTAATGTCGTCTCTTTGCCTTCTCTGCCGACTTCACCAAAACCCGGAAATCAATTACCCAAAAACTTGCCTAGATAAAATTGAAGTAGTTGTTAAACTTTATCAACAGACAACACTTTGTAGATAACATCAACTACAATTTAGCTTAATTATAATTATTCCTTCGCGCTATCAAAGAAAAATTGAAGACTTGATTAAATTCCTGAATTGAACCAATCATTATGAACCAAAACAATATATTAATTTCTCGACAGCTAGTAGGAACGATGGTTGTCCTCTCTTTGTTCACTACTGCCTGTGCCAAAGAACAAGAAACCGCCACAGCACCCAAAGCCATCCCAGTCAAATTGCAAACTTTAGAATCGGCTACCCTCATTGATAGCACACAATACGTAGGCTATTTAGAATCCCAATCTCGTGTCGCCCTAGCGCCCAAAACCGAGGGACGGATCATCAGGCTTTTTGTTAAGGAGGGGGATCAAGTCAGTAAAGGACAAAAAATTGCTCAATTAGAACCCACTAAACAAGAAGAAGATGTTAACTCGGCGGCTTCAACCGTACAAAGCCGCATTGCTGCCCTCACCCAAGCACAAGCAGACTTCCGACAAACCCAGGCACAACGAGATAGTGCTAAAGCAGATATTGCCCGCTTTCAAGCCGATCTAGCCAATGCAGAGGCGAACGCAAGAAGCAAAGAAGCTGACCTGCAACGGGCTACGGCCGAAGAAGATTTAGCTAAAATTAATTATGGACGGGCAGAATTTCTCGTCAAAGAAGGGGTTCAACCTCAACAAGATTTAGATAATAATACCCGCAACCTGAATACAGCTAAGGCAAATGTAGAATCAGCCCGTAAAATTCGCGA is from Gloeothece verrucosa PCC 7822 and encodes:
- a CDS encoding DUF4926 domain-containing protein; amino-acid sequence: MKNILMLDTVAIINPIAKERLTLVEPELMSIESLPSGQVGTVVEIYEKEGEKQYLVEFADSKGREYAMAILKEDELLVLHYELEVA
- a CDS encoding DUF6883 domain-containing protein yields the protein MKLPNGEQAEIAMEKLINYCLNPDHSSGKHKARLFKSRLGITQENAELLLSMIRLAAIEGEVIQQAQTDFGQQFKVDWTIPNQEGMQLRTIWEVTSTNAKPRLISAFIR
- a CDS encoding (2Fe-2S) ferredoxin domain-containing protein, producing MINGEHQRCVMVCQHQSCQVQGAAKVLLAFHMADLPDDTLVMPTGCQGQCSTSPTVRIIPEEIWYCRVQSTDVPLIVEQHLKGGKPVKEKLHPRFHPNC
- a CDS encoding molybdenum cofactor biosynthesis protein MoaE, which gives rise to MSVNVLRESLSQETAAKDSLKISFAPLSVDEVYRLADDAANGAIVMMSGTVRNQTDGKAVIYLEYQAYEPMAREIFRAIAAQIRQRWPEVNRVVIHHRIGKLEIGEISVLVAVGCPHRGEAFEACRYAIDTLKHNAPIWKKEFWRDGASQWVSIGACEVDNGNTNG
- a CDS encoding DUF4344 domain-containing metallopeptidase, which gives rise to MAWGFDVKAKEVTLSRLNQILEKANPTRSKEIPAVNKKYSSSKGQFHVAYVPVEQKNYKLLEKVFVQSKFFENLAQSLNQIFVLPSNITIVLSECGQANAFYSPEHQAIIMCYELVEDFAVFSAKYARTDEELFNATLGGTMYVFIHELGHALIHVLDLPVLGKEEDAVDQLAVIIASQAGDFGELMAIIPATQYLLNSNETQATNVAYWDEHSLDIQRYYQIICLFYGSNPEKYTDLARLARLPEERAQKCPIEYQKSYNNWTRLLQPHLRAGF
- a CDS encoding aspartate carbamoyltransferase catalytic subunit, coding for MTFIWTRNHILALADWIAPEYEILLQTASSFREVLSRRTKKVPALQGQVVANLFFEASTRTRSSFELAAKRLSADILNFSPGTSSLTKGETILDTAKTYLAMGADIMVIRHQQAGVPLAIAQEMDRLRTGVSILNAGDGQHEHPSQGLLDLFTVCCLLDNDNPSIELLKGKKIAIVGDILHSRVARSNIYSLTTAGADVHLAGPPTLVPRWFEGMSNGKSPGKLLIHWEIEPALSDADFVMTLRLQRERMTAHLLPSLREYHLRYGITRERLKLCQKEVRVLHPGPVNRGVELSSDLMDDPRLSLISQQVTSGVAVRMALLYLIGNLES
- a CDS encoding GUN4 domain-containing protein, which codes for MKKLLLAFALSLVPFINVSAQPSFETNSSARSQISLISPESKVNYTRLQNLLEKQEWREANDETYNLLLRASNRERQGWITIEDIKKLPCWDLATLDRLWTTYSNGHFGFTPQLRVFVSTGNRPGRLVAIEPYEAFGDQVGWRKNDDWIRFKENLNYSLDAPVGHLPSPRQEYQISGGRLDYVTLAQRIVECNVVSLPSLPTSPKPGNQLPKNLPR